A genome region from Arthrobacter agilis includes the following:
- a CDS encoding pyridoxamine 5'-phosphate oxidase family protein — protein sequence MTTTPNQDLYWNSPGALRTSDQLPAFQCWALATTQTTGRLGFFRDGLLDIFPVNYFVLDDHVYFRTSADGTIATSSLDHAAFQIDHVSTDSSDGWTILLNGPVTRVKDSALLTILWGKVVNEAWSPGQHELFFSLVPTHVRGRRVGTAH from the coding sequence ACCACGCCCAACCAGGATCTCTACTGGAACTCCCCCGGCGCTCTCCGTACCTCCGACCAGCTGCCGGCTTTCCAGTGCTGGGCTCTTGCCACTACACAGACCACGGGTCGGCTCGGCTTTTTTCGTGACGGGCTCCTGGACATCTTCCCCGTGAATTACTTTGTTCTGGACGACCACGTGTACTTCCGGACCTCCGCCGACGGCACCATCGCCACGAGCTCCCTCGACCATGCCGCGTTCCAAATCGACCATGTAAGCACGGACAGCTCTGACGGCTGGACCATCCTCCTTAACGGTCCCGTCACGCGTGTGAAAGACTCTGCGCTCCTGACGATCCTCTGGGGCAAGGTAGTCAATGAAGCGTGGTCTCCCGGTCAGCATGAGCTCTTCTTCAGCCTGGTACCTACCCACGTCCGGGGCCGCCGGGTGGGTACTGCCCACTAG